From the Plasmodium malariae genome assembly, chromosome: 2 genome, one window contains:
- the AKLP1 gene encoding adenylate kinase-like protein 1, putative, whose product MRRLPNIIVTGVPGVGKTTLCEELVEVINKVIKQKNKKWKKEGMEGTKEIGDAEGMERRDCIDLVDGVASEEEGKMVHVNLSHIIKEERLYEEYDDKLDASIYNEELVNDRLKKLDMEKKGGYIIDFHGVNFVRDKHLIDHIFLLTISTNNLYERLEKRNYRKEKITNNIECEIFQVIKEDILEHFEDETVFTELENNDLDQYEKNINTIKTWVLSNIRYW is encoded by the coding sequence ATGCGTAGGCTTCCGAACATTATTGTTACGGGTGTGCCTGGGGTTGGCAAGACGACCTTGTGTGAGGAGCTAGTTGAggtaataaataaagtaataaaacagaaaaataagaaatggAAGAAAGAAGGAATGGAAGGCACTAAAGAAATAGGAGACGCAGAAGGAATGGAGAGAAGGGATTGCATTGATTTGGTTGATGGAGTGGCTAGCGAGGAAGAAGGCAAAATGGTGCACGTCAATTTATCGCATATAATCAAAGAAGAAAGGCTGTACGAAGAGTACGATGATAAACTAGATGCAAGTATCTACAATGAAGAGTTAGTAAATGatagattaaaaaaattagatatggaaaaaaaaggaggttATATTATAGATTTTCATGGTGTTAATTTTGTAAGGGACAAACATTTAATTGATCATATATTTCTGTTAACAATATCtactaataatttatatgaacgtttagaaaaaagaaattatagaaaagaaaaaattacgaATAATATTGAGTGTGAAATATTTCAAGTTATAAAAGAAGATATACTTGAACATTTTGAAGACGAAACAGTATTCACTGAACTGGAAAACAATGATTTGGATCAGTATGAGAAAAACATTAACACGATAAAGACTTGGGTACTCTCAAACATAAGATACTGGTAA